The following is a genomic window from Campylobacter magnus.
TGCCTTGATATTTGCGATGCCGTGGCGCATTTTGGCTCGCAGAAGTTTGATTATATCATCGCTCACGGCGTTTATAGCTGGGTGCCACCATTTGTGCAAAAGGCGATTTTAGAGCTTTGTAGCAAACTGCTTAGCAAAGATGGTGTAGCGATGATAAGCTACAATGTCTATCCTGGCTGGAAATTTAAAGAAATCACGCGCGATTTTATGCGCTTTGCTAGTAGCGATATAAGCGTAGAAGATGAGCCTGAACGCAAGCTAGATGTGGCTTTAGGGGCACTTGCTTTTGAACAGGCGTTTTACCGCACAGATCTTGCAAATGAGGGCTACCAGCTAGTAACAAGGCAGGCAAAGGCTGCGCTTGGGACGATTTCTCATTTGCCTAGGCATTATTTGATTCATGATTATTTAGAGCTTTGTAACTATCCTGCGTATTTTTGCGACTTTGTGGCTGATGGGCAGGATGCTGGACTAGCTTATGTTGATGATATGCAGCTTTGCTTTGATACCAAGGTTTTGGCTCACGAGGCTTTAAGGCAGTATGAAAAAGCAAGCTTTGCTAGCAGAGTTCAAAAAGAGCAAATGCACGATTTTCTTAACGCCACAGCCTTTCGCCACTCGCTTTTGACGCTAAAAGAAAATGAAAGCGCACTAAAACTAGAATACAAAGATCTAGAATTCTCTGGACTTTTTATCGGCATAAAGGCTAAAAGCCAGAGTCTAAAAGAGCGTAGCAAAAATTCCGTCAGTCATGCTCTAATCTGTGCTTTGCTTGATGCTTATCCTGGCACGATTAGCTGTGATGAGGCTAGCAAGATTGCTGGAGGCAGGCTAGCAGAGTGCGTTTTTGAGCTTATTAGCAAGTTTGATGTGGCGATTTATTTTAGCTCTGTGCCTTTTAATGCTATTAAATACGAAGCTGGCAAAAGTCGCATTAGGGCTGATTATTTAAGCTTTTTGCGCTTTTTAGCAAGCCCTGAGAATAAAAACTTCGTGCTATGTACGCCAAAAAACGGTGTTTATGCCCTACACAAAAACGACTGCGAGGCTGTTTTTATGATGGACGGGACGCACTCAAAGGCTGATATAGTGGCACATTTTGTAGAACTTTGTCAAAAAAACAACGCTGCTCCAAGCCGCATAATAGATGGTAAAAAGGTGTTAATTGAGAGTAAAAAAGAACAAGAAGCGTATTTTGATGAAGCGATTTCTACGCTTATTAGCGATTTAGAGGCGCAGTGTATGTTTGAGAGTATTTCATGATTTTAGGCAAGATTGATTATTTAAACCTTTTGCCTTTTCATGTATTTTTAAAGGCCTCAAGATTACAAAACGCTACTAAAAAAAGCATAGAGCTAAAAAAAGGCACGCCTAGCAAACTTTGCGATGATTTGCGTGCTAGGCGCATTGATGCTGGGGTGATTTCTAGCATAGAAGCAAGGCGTTATAAACAGCTAGATTTTGGTATTTGTGCTAAGGGCAGAGTAAACTCTGTGCTAGTAGAAAAAGGATCAAAATCTCAAAAAGACGCCCAAAGCCGCAGCTCAAATATGCTAGCAAAAGTGCTAGGCATAAAAGGCAAAGTGCTAATAGGTGATAAGGCTTTAAAAGCGTATTTAAAAGCCCCACAGGACTTTTATGACTTAGCGAATTTATGGGAGCAAAAGACAGCTTTGCCCTTTGTCTTTGGTCGTTTCGCCTGTGTAAAAAATAAAAAAGCTTATGAAAAAATTATTAAAGTTTTCTTAAATAAAAATATAAAAATACCACGTTATATATTAAATTCCTACTCACAAAGTCGTCAAATAAGCCAAAATGATATTTTAGAGTATCTAAAACTAATTTACTATAAAATCGGCAAAAAAGAACAAAAAGCCCTAAAAATCTTTATCTCACGCTCACGAAGCTTATATTTTAAAGCATAGATTTTACTTAGAAATTCTAGAATTCCCTAGCAAAATCTAGAATTCCCTAGCAAAATCTAGAATTCCTACGCAAAATTTCATATCTAAAAATACCCCCTAACCCCCAACCAGCGGATGCGAAGCAAAAATACACTAGGAATTCTAGATTAAATTATAACTTTACTGATGGTTAATAATTTTTTTGCTTAAAAAATAAAAATTAAGCAAAACTTAAAGAAAATTTTTTTATAATTCTTTCATAATTTTATTTTAGGAGGGTGTGATGAACGCACATGATTACATAAGCGATGTTCTTGATTATATAGAAAGAACCAGCCTTGGACAAGTTACTTTCAAACAAGCAGCAACTGAGATTTTGCGTGCCTTAGAGCCAGTGCTTGATAGAGAGCCAAAATACATAAAACATAAAGTGGTAGATCGCATGGTTATGCCTGAGCGCACAAACATCTTCCGTATTACTTACGCAAATGACAAGGGCGAGCCAGAGAGCCACTATGGTTACCGCGTGCAGTTTAACTCAGCTATCGGGCCATATAAAGGCGGTCTTCGCTTTCATCCTAGCGTAAATCTTGATATTATCAAGTTTCTTGGCTTTGAGCAAATCTTTAAAAACTCACTAACAGGTCTTAGCATGGGTGGCGCAAAAGGTGGCGCAAACTTCGATCCAAAAGGAAAAAGCGATGGCGAGATTATGAGATTTTGCCAAGCTTTCATGAACGCACTTCACGAAATCATTGGTGATGTTATCGATGTGCCTGCTGGCGATATCGGCGTAGGCGGCAGAGAAATCGGCTATATGTTTGGTCAATACAAACGCATCAAACACCGCTTTGAAGGAACTCTAACAGGCAAAGGACTAAGCTGGGGCGGCTCGCTAGTTAGAACAGAAGCTACTGGATATGGTCTAGTTTATTTTGCTAACGAAATGCTTAAAAAAGCAGGTCGTGGCTTTGAGGGCTTAACTTGCACAGTAAGTGGAGCTGGAAATGTGGCAATCTATACTTGCGAAAAACTATATCAATTTGGCGCAAAACCAGTTACAGTAAGCGACTCAACTGGCTATATCTACGATGCTGAGGGTATCGATGTAGCCTTGCTAAAACAACTAAAAGAAGTAGAGCGCGTAGGTCTAAGAGAATACTCAGTTCGCAAAGCTGGTAGCAAATTTATCCCAGTTAGCGAGTATAAAGCTGGCAGAAACGGCGTTTGGGATGTCAAATGCGACGCAGCTTTCCCTTGTGCTACTCAAAATGAAGTTAGCCTAGCAGATATCGAAGTGCTATATAACAACGGCTGCCGCTTGCTAGCTGAGGGCGCAAACCTTCCAAGCACACTTGATGCGATGGAGTTTATGGCGGCAAAAAGCGATTTCTTATACGGCCCAGCAAAAGCTGCAAACGCAGGTGGCGTGGCAACCAGCGGTCTAGAAATGGCGCAAAATGCGGCTATGGAGTCTTGGAGCTTTGAGAAAGTAGATGCTAGACTTCAAGGCATTATGAAGCATATTTTTGATATTAGCTATGAGACTTCTGTGGAGTTTGGCAGACCAGGTGATTTGGTGCTTGGTGGAAATATCGCTGGCTTTAGAAAAGTGGCTGATGCGATGATAGACCAAGGCTACTAAGAGTTTTAGCTAGTTAGGAATTCTAGAATTCCTAGTGCTTCTTTGTGTTTTTTTGGGGACTTTTGGCTTAGCTAAAAGTCCCTTTTTTTATTTTTATAGTTTTTTGTAATCTTTTGGGAATTCTAGAATTCCCTAGTAAATTATGTTAGAATTCTAAAATTCTAAAATTCTAGAATTCTCTACAATCTAAGGAATTCT
Proteins encoded in this region:
- a CDS encoding class I SAM-dependent methyltransferase, giving the protein MINDAIAKSYEAANYASHAYEQSFIANLHARARLRGLNPKAPNSAKVLEIGCASGGNLIAQALIFKDAQFSGIDLSKAQIKNGKTALKKIGIKNIDLLCLDICDAVAHFGSQKFDYIIAHGVYSWVPPFVQKAILELCSKLLSKDGVAMISYNVYPGWKFKEITRDFMRFASSDISVEDEPERKLDVALGALAFEQAFYRTDLANEGYQLVTRQAKAALGTISHLPRHYLIHDYLELCNYPAYFCDFVADGQDAGLAYVDDMQLCFDTKVLAHEALRQYEKASFASRVQKEQMHDFLNATAFRHSLLTLKENESALKLEYKDLEFSGLFIGIKAKSQSLKERSKNSVSHALICALLDAYPGTISCDEASKIAGGRLAECVFELISKFDVAIYFSSVPFNAIKYEAGKSRIRADYLSFLRFLASPENKNFVLCTPKNGVYALHKNDCEAVFMMDGTHSKADIVAHFVELCQKNNAAPSRIIDGKKVLIESKKEQEAYFDEAISTLISDLEAQCMFESIS
- a CDS encoding MqnA/MqnD/SBP family protein, translated to MILGKIDYLNLLPFHVFLKASRLQNATKKSIELKKGTPSKLCDDLRARRIDAGVISSIEARRYKQLDFGICAKGRVNSVLVEKGSKSQKDAQSRSSNMLAKVLGIKGKVLIGDKALKAYLKAPQDFYDLANLWEQKTALPFVFGRFACVKNKKAYEKIIKVFLNKNIKIPRYILNSYSQSRQISQNDILEYLKLIYYKIGKKEQKALKIFISRSRSLYFKA
- the gdhA gene encoding NADP-specific glutamate dehydrogenase, whose amino-acid sequence is MNAHDYISDVLDYIERTSLGQVTFKQAATEILRALEPVLDREPKYIKHKVVDRMVMPERTNIFRITYANDKGEPESHYGYRVQFNSAIGPYKGGLRFHPSVNLDIIKFLGFEQIFKNSLTGLSMGGAKGGANFDPKGKSDGEIMRFCQAFMNALHEIIGDVIDVPAGDIGVGGREIGYMFGQYKRIKHRFEGTLTGKGLSWGGSLVRTEATGYGLVYFANEMLKKAGRGFEGLTCTVSGAGNVAIYTCEKLYQFGAKPVTVSDSTGYIYDAEGIDVALLKQLKEVERVGLREYSVRKAGSKFIPVSEYKAGRNGVWDVKCDAAFPCATQNEVSLADIEVLYNNGCRLLAEGANLPSTLDAMEFMAAKSDFLYGPAKAANAGGVATSGLEMAQNAAMESWSFEKVDARLQGIMKHIFDISYETSVEFGRPGDLVLGGNIAGFRKVADAMIDQGY